DNA from Aureimonas sp. AU20:
TTGCCGGGCGGCACGATCGGCGCCTCGCGGCTGGCGGCGGGCCGCAGCGCGAGGCGCGAAGGCAGGCGGGAAACGATCCGGTCAATCATAGATGTCGAGCCGCCCCTGCCCCAGAACCAGCCGGCGCGCCTCGACCTGCTCCATCAGGGCGAGGTCGTGTGTGGCGATGACGACGGCGGTGCCCGTCCGGTTCAGCTCCATGAACAGGCGCAGGAGCCGGCGCGCGAGCGGCGGGTCGACATTGCCGGTCGGCTCGTCGGCCAGAAGAATGTCGGGTTGGTCGATCAGCGCGCGGGCGATCGCCGCGCGCTGCTTCTCGCCGCCCGAAAGCACCAGCGGCGGCGCGTCGAGCCGGTCCCCCAGCCCTACCCAGCGGATGAGGTCGATCACGTCCTGCCGGTAGCTCGCCTCCTCCTTGCCGCGCACGCGCAGCGGCAGGGCGACGTTCTCGTAGGTGGTCATGTGGTCGAGCAGGCGAAAATCCTGGAACACGACGCCGATGCGGCGCCGGATGGCGGGAAGGTCCGTGCGCTTCAAGGTCGCGGCGTCGCGCCCGAGCACGGTGATCGTGCCGCGCGTCGGCTTCAGCGCCAGGAACAGCATGCGCAAGAGGCTCGTCTTGCCCGCGCCGGACGGGCCCGTCAGGAACTGGAACGAGCGCGCGCGGATCTCGAAGGTGAGATCGCGCAGCACCTCCGGCCCCATGTCGTAGCGCAGGCCCACATTCTCGAACCGGATCAATCCGTTCCGCCCTTTCCTCTGGTCCCGCGCGAAGGCCGAAACGACCGCGTCGGGCGCCCTTCCTTCGCGCAGCTTTCGGGCGCCTTTCGGGCTGCCCGGGGTCAGTTTGGCACCAAGGTCTTTACACCTTGTTAACCATGCGAGCTTACCGATCCCTGACCAGACGGCCTCCTCCCGGCCTCGACCTCAGCACTCAGGATCGGCCCATGCGCTCCCGCCAGGCTTCCTCCGCCGCCCGTGCCTACGACCCGACGCCCTGGCGCGACAGCGTCGGCCTCGTGATCGACCTCGAAGCCCGCCGCCTCGCGCCGAGCGAGCCGCCGCAAGCCCAGCCCGCCGGCCCGCGCGCGCCCTATACATGGGACGATTTCGAGACCGCGAACAGCAACCACGCCCCGCCGCCGCGCTCGCGCGATCTCGGCTCGCGCCGCACCGGTGCGCGCGACATGTCGGCCGAAACCCGGCTGATGATTAGCCTCTTCGCGCTTCTGTTCTTCCTGGTC
Protein-coding regions in this window:
- the ftsE gene encoding cell division ATP-binding protein FtsE, with the translated sequence MIRFENVGLRYDMGPEVLRDLTFEIRARSFQFLTGPSGAGKTSLLRMLFLALKPTRGTITVLGRDAATLKRTDLPAIRRRIGVVFQDFRLLDHMTTYENVALPLRVRGKEEASYRQDVIDLIRWVGLGDRLDAPPLVLSGGEKQRAAIARALIDQPDILLADEPTGNVDPPLARRLLRLFMELNRTGTAVVIATHDLALMEQVEARRLVLGQGRLDIYD